The following proteins come from a genomic window of Venturia canescens isolate UGA chromosome 4, ASM1945775v1, whole genome shotgun sequence:
- the Ppcs gene encoding phosphopantothenate--cysteine ligase, whose product MVATWEDFYAKNPPPTDFEKSETLMKEFTLHHAKKNTKVVLITSGGTTIPLERNTVRYVDNFSAGTRGSISAEQFLEFGYAVIFIYRIKSLEPFSRHFTGQKLLEMLEPTEVNHKKTLSVRSEYSDKICNVFAKYKEAINEKKLLQIGFTTLSEYLWLLRSACQALAPIKQMAILYLAAAVSDFYVPVDEMSLHKIPSNGPPTISLHLAPKILTPLVSLWVPKAFVVSFKLETDEKLLILKARNALINYKHNLVIANMLQNRKQQVTIVDGEKDYVISLTDEQLNKGEEIEKYIVIDLAEKHSNFIRMAQEQT is encoded by the exons ATGGTTGCTACCTGGGAAGATTTTTACGCGAAAAACCCACCGCCTacggattttgaaaaatctgaaaccCTTATGAAAGAATTTACGCTACatcatgcaaaaaaaaacactaaagTTGTTCTAATTACG AGTGGGGGAACGACGATACCGCTGGAACGCAATACGGTTCGTTATGTTGATAATTTTAGTGCAGGTACCAGGGGCTCCATATCAGCTGAACAATTTTTAGAATTTGGATACGCTGTTATATTTATTTACAG AATAAAGTCGCTCGAGCCTTTCTCCAGACATTTTACAGGCCAGAAACTTCTTGAAATGCTTGAACCAACTGAAGTCaaccataaaaaaacattgtcaG TGAGGTCGGAATATTCGGATAAAATATGCAATGTGTTTGCAAAGTATAAAGAGgcaataaatgagaaaaaattactCCAGATCGGTTTTACCACACTTTCTGAATATCTCTGGCTTTTACGATCAGCTTGTCAAGCTCTGGCTCCTATAAAACAAATGGCAATTTTGTATTTGGCTGCTGCTGTCTCCGACTTCTATGTGCCAGTTGATGAAAtg TCACTCCATAAGATTCCATCGAACGGTCCACCAACGATATCTTTACATTTGGCGCCAAAGATATTAACTCCTTTGGTGAGTTTGTGGGTGCCAAAAGCATTCGTAGTATCTTTCAAACTGGAGACCGACGAGAAACTTTTGATCTTGAAGGCGAGAAACGCACTCATCAATTACAAACACAAT CTTGTCATAGCCAACATGCTTCAAAATCGTAAACAACAAGTCACAATAGTAGACGGCGAAAAAGATTACGTAATATCGCTTACGGACGAACAATTGAACAAGGgtgaagaaattgagaaatatatcGTAATCGATTTAGCAGAAAAACATTCGAATTTCATTAGAATGGCACAAGAGCAGACGTAA
- the Vps16A gene encoding vacuolar protein sorting-associated protein 16 homolog: protein MSVMLTADWSPLGRDVYFRKFELYPLSFQHEVKLNNWLVASSYGGSIAVTRNPKKFVKVQGANKPLISLYSSSGKVMAKFSWSSGQLVAMGWSHQEELLCIQEDGMVLIYDMFGTYQHTFSMGNEAKNTKVIEAKFFTTVSGTGIAVMTSTNRVFLVNNVSEPKIRQIPETSKLGGSFDAWCIIRYDREGQLILSNQDGIYQIHHKTQSLVPTPFSNLFTNKTNSVTAIAVSGNNQHIALYGDTGYVYLGSLDLKTKYCEFQLGVKESLSDMVWCGTEAVVCSWSGSVMVIGRSSDFILYTYDGPVHLVTEIDGVRVISSNSHEMIQKVPNVVQKIFRINSTDSASYLLEASKQFRKRSHKADSYIDLVKDNLDVAITDCVNAASHEFDPETQKLLMRAAKFGKGFSRTINPEYYVTMCRILRVLNAVRHPAIGIPLTYTQLTVLTNQVLLDRLVVRRHYYLSIQIARHLQLPEVDGESRILAHWACYKVKQVKLDMEQLAEEIAAKLGYAPGVSYSEIAERAADYGRKQLAIKLIDYEPRAQLQVPLLLRLGVEQAALNKAVESGNTDLVYTVILYLQKNMTLANFEMAIKHCPLAMSLYIKYCQNHNREALLDIHVLYDDYYSQALWYIRESYQPKNTQTRDSLMQNAQEKFKLGRYETNATITGEQVKLLKYQRSLEDTLRESVVGKSLHDTVRLLLLLNETKLADNLRSEYKIPDRRYWWLRIQCLAEKGLWSDLEKFSKSKKSPIGYEPFVDVCLQYDKMEAKKYLPKVRAELKVKYLTKLNMLLDAAQVAHEQGDVLALNFVLAQCGTSNKKLVDQINGMLASLGSKK, encoded by the exons ATGTCTGTTATGTTAACTGCAGATTGGTCTCCTCTGGGACGAGATGTATATTTTAG GAAATTTGAGCTTTATCCGCTGTCATTCCAACATGAGGTAAAACTCAACAATTGGCTAGTGGCTTCTTCTTATGGTGGTTCAATCGCTGTAACTAGAAATCCCAAAAAGTTCGTAAAAGTTCAAGGAGCTAATAAACCTCTGATATCTCTGTATTCTTCTTCTGGAAAAGTTATGGCAAAATTTTCT TGGAGCAGTGGTCAGCTGGTAGCTATGGGCTGGTCCCACCAGGAGGAATTGTTGTGCATACAAGAAGATGGCATGGTCCTGATTTATGACATGTTTGGAACTTATCAGCATACCTTCAGCATGGGCAAT GAAGCAAAAAACACGAAAGTCATTGAGGCCAAATTCTTCACCACGGTTAGCGGGACTGGAATTGCCGTTATGACATCTACCAATCGTGTATTCCTTGTTAACAATGTGTCCGAACCAAAAATTCGTCAAATTCCTGAAACGTCTA aACTCGGAGGATCCTTCGATGCTTGGTGCATCATACGCTATGACAGAGAAGGTCAACTTATATTATCAAATCAGGATGGAATATATCAAATACATCATAAGACTCAGTCACTGGTCCCGACACCTTTT AGCAATTTATTCACAAATAAAACTAACAGTGTAACGGCGATCGCCGTTTCCGGAAATAATCAACATATTGCACTTTACGGTGACACCGGATACGTTTACCTCGGATCTTTAGACCTGAAAACGAAATATTGTGAATTCCAACTGGGCGTTAAAGAGTCACTATCCGACATGGTGTG gTGTGGAACAGAAGCTGTAGTGTGTAGCTGGAGCGGTTCCGTTATGGTGATTGGTCGAAGCAGCGACTTCATTTTATACACGTACGACGGGCCGGTTCATCTCGTAACAGAAATTGACGGAGTACGAGTAATTTCGAGTAATTCCCACgaaatgatacaaaaagttcCAAACGTCgttcagaaaatattccgtatAAATTCAACCGATTCTGCGTCCTATCTTTTGGAGGCGTCGAAACAATTTCGGAAAAGGAGTCACAAGGCTGACAGTTACATTGATCTCGTCAAGGACAATCTCGACGTTGCCATCACAGATTGCGTGAATGCAGCCAGTCACGAGTTTGATCCTGAGACTCAAAAACTGTTGATGAGG gcgGCCAAATTCGGTAAAGGCTTCAGTAGAACTATTAATCCGGAATATTATGTTACGATGTGCAGGATTTTGAGAGTACTGAATGCGGTCAGACATCCAGCAATTGGAATTCCGTTAACTTATACGCA ATTGACAGTGTTAACGAATCAAGTATTACTAGACAGACTGGTAGTACGAAGGCATTATTATTTGAGCATACAAATAGCACGTCATCTCCAACTTCCGGAGGTCGATGGTGAGAGCAGAATTTTGGCACACTGGGCTTGCTACAAAGTGAAACAAGTGAAGCTGGATATGGAGCAATTGGCGGAAGAAATAGCGGCCAAATTGGGATACGCACCTGGTGTTTCGTACAGCGAAATTGCTGAACGCGCTGCTGATTATGGGAGAAAACAACTGGCGATaaaa cTGATCGATTACGAGCCAAGAGCTCAACTGCAAGTTCCGCTCCTTCTACGACTCGGTGTCGAACAAGCTGCTCTTAACAAGGCTGTTGAAAGCGGAAATACGGATCTAGTTTACACTGTTATACTTTATTTGCAGAAAAATATGACACTTGCGAATTTTGAG ATGGCGATAAAACACTGCCCATTGGCGATGTCATTGTATATCAAATACTGCCAAAATCATAATCGTGAAGCTTTACTTGACATTCACGTTTTGTACGATGATTATTATTCTCAAGCTTTGTGGTATATCAGAGAAAGTTATCAACCGAAG AATACCCAAACAAGAGACTCTCTTATGCAAAATGCAcaagaaaaattcaagttgGGAAGGTATGAAACGAACGCAACGATCACAGGCGAACAAGTAAAATTATTAAAGTATCAACGCTCGTTGGAAGATACTTTGCGTGAATCCGTGGTCGGAAAGTCTCTCCACGACACAGTTCGATTGTTGTTGCTTCTGAATGAAACAAAACTAGCCGATAATTTACGTTCCGAGTACAAAATACCAGATCGTCGTTACTGGTGGCTACGCATTCAATGCCTTGCAGAAAAGGGACTTTGGAgcgatttggaaaaattttcaaaaagcaaaaaatcacCGATTGGTTATGAG CCTTTCGTCGACGTTTGTTTGCAATATGACAAAATGGAAGCAAAGAAATATCTACCAAAAGTGAGGGCGGAATTGAAAGTAAAATACTTGACAAAATTAAA CATGTTATTGGATGCTGCTCAAGTAGCGCACGAACAGGGCGATGTCTTGGCCTTAAATTTCGTATTGGCTCAGTGCGGGAcgtcaaacaaaaaactaGTAGACCAAATCAACGGAATGTTGGCTAGTCTGGGGAGCAAGAAgtag
- the mRpS31 gene encoding 28S ribosomal protein S31, mitochondrial: protein MLSMRLLIRSNWPHYAATAPRLHTSSLLYDSSESSSSDSDNNITKKKPKANPVQREEQKLQAQQDTTNHLNSLLEKMMTKPKVSKTLEPGSSTTLDLSVPPKKKNMKRPKKKYEDSLLGAAKEVATSLGGDVQKTEAELLNKLSPENNSKSEKTLNDAQTPLSLSELLAGMKIDRAPIEPTPPTPRIQKVSRARKASTTFESMSFEFRERPQLSQMTDHRTTEPARLYNGNPLSIFQKSEKTDTSLETPKLTTWETLQKREFALSLSHPPENIFQEMILWTEQGKLWKFPIDNEQGLEEEQNVHFSEHVFMERHLQDWCPRRGPIRHFMELVCVGLSKNPYMTVKEKKEHIAWYREYFASKQDLLKELNAIEADIPLPSKQIEA, encoded by the exons ATGCTCTCCATGCGTTTACTTATAAG AAGCAATTGGCCTCATTATGCAGCCACGGCCCCGAGGTTGCATACTTCATCATTATTGTACGATTCTTCCGAATCGTCATCATCTGATTCAGATAATAACATCACGAAAAAGAAACCGAAAGCTAACCCAGTTCAGAGAGAAGAACAGAAACTCCAAGCTCAGCAAGACACTACAAACCATCTCAATAGCttgttagaaaaaatgatgacg AAACCAAAAGTGAGCAAAACCCTGGAACCTGGATCAAGCACAACACTGGACCTTTCAGTGCCtcccaagaaaaaaaacatgaaacgtccaaaaaaaaaatacg AAGACTCATTACTTGGCGCAGCTAAAGAAGTTGCTACTTCTCTTGGAGGAGATGTACAGAAAACAGAGGCAGAGTTATTAAATAAACTGTCCCCTGAAAATAACAGCAAAtctgaaaaaactttgaatgatGCTCAAACACCACTTTCACTTAG TGAATTGCTAGCAGGCATGAAAATTGATCGGGCTCCGATTGAGCCAACACCCCCAACACCTCGAATACAAAAAGTGTCACGAGCTCGGAAAGCATCAACAACATTCGAGTCCATGTCATTTGAGTTTAGAGAAAGGCCTCAATTGTCTCAGATGACAGA CCATCGGACTACTGAACCTGCCAGATTGTACAATGGAAATCCTCTGTCAATTTTCCAAAAGTCAGAAAAGACAGATACATCGCTGGAAACTCCAAAACTCACGACTTGGGAAACCCTGCAGAAAAGAGAATTTGCACTCAGTTTAAGCCATCCTCCCGAAAATATATTCCAAGAAATGATATTGTGGACTGAGCAAGGCAAGCTGTGGAAATTCCCAATCGATAATGAACAAG GTTTAGAAGAAGAGCAGAATGTACATTTTTCGGAGCACGTTTTCATGGAGCGTCATCTTCAAGATTGGTGTCCAAGGAGAGGTCCGATACGACATTTCATGGAGTTGGTTTGCGTGggactttcgaaaaatccatACATGACCgtcaaggagaaaaaagagcatATTGCTTGGTACCGGGAATACTTTGCGAGCAAGCAAGATTTGCTAAAAGAACTAAATGCCATTGAGGCGGACATCCCACTACCATCAAAACAAATAGAAGCATAA
- the ND-MLRQ gene encoding cytochrome c oxidase subunit NDUFA4, with protein sequence MMGLSIKDLKKHPSLVPLFACFGVGALGAALYVLRLATRNPDVSWNPKKNSEPWQEYSNKQYKFYSTEDYSKFYKEPPKF encoded by the exons ATGATGGGCCTTTCGATAAAAGATCTTAAAAAGCACCCTTCG ctGGTGCCTTTATTTGCGTGTTTCGGTGTCGGAGCGTTGGGAGCGGCTTTATATGTTTTACGACTAGCTACCCGCAATCCTGACGTTTCGTGGAATCCAAAGAAAAACAGTGAACCTTGGCAGGAATATTCTAACAAACAGTACAag TTCTACTCGACTGAGGATTACTCCAAGTTCTACAAAGAACCACCTAAATTCTAA